Within Sulfurirhabdus autotrophica, the genomic segment GATTGGGCACGCGCAATTTTAGCTGATGATGCACGTAATAATAATGTAGATTATCTGGGGGAAAAGTGGGCAACGGTACTGGCGCCAATACCGGTTGAAAATGGCCAGGTAACCGGAAGCATCACAGACCAACAGGGATTATTTAACCTGAATAATGTGGTCCGTAATGGTGCAGTGAGTCCACCAGATTTGGCTATTTTCAAACGCCTACTAAATCAACTCAAACTTTCGACAGATTTGGCAAATGCAGTAGTGGACTGGATAGATTTAAATTCTGATGTAACCTCGCCCGGTGGAGCAGAAGACATGGATTACCTGGCACTGGATATACCTTATCGTTCAGCAAACCAGAATCTGACCGATCTTAATGATTTGTTACGGATAAAAGGATTTGACCGGGGGATTGTTGATCGTTTAAGTCCCTTTGTAACGGTATTACCCGAGCCAACACAAGTGAATGTGAATACAGCACCAGCAGAAGTGCTGCTTGCGCTGTTTGAGGATTTATCTTCAGAAGATGTAAAAGCCCTTGTAAACAAAAGGAAGTCTGAGCATTATGTAAACCAGGCTGATTTTAGGGCGCAACTGCCGGCTACAAAAGTTGGGCAAATCAATGATAATATTTTCAGTGTAAGCAGCCGGTATTTTATGGTAACAAGTTTGGCAAATTTTGGTCGAGCTCAGGCTGGTTATAAGGCATTGTTAATGCGACAAGGTGACGTTTGGCCCGCTGTAGTATGGAAAAAAACTAACTAAAATTATGGGGCAACATTTGTCACTTTTACAGATATATATACCAGAGCATTTTGCGGAAAATACTGTCGCCACCATTGTTCAGTCTACTGGTGGGTCAGAATCTGAAGTTGGTGTTGAAAGTAGCGATAAATCACTGTGTCAATGGGTTCTGCGAGATACACAGGGCAGAATCGTTCATCGAGGAGATAGTCCCCTTTCGGCCATACCAAAAGCCGATAATGTTCAGGTGGTTGTACCTGCAAGTATGGTGTTATTAGCGCAAGTGCGTGTGCCAACGCGAAATCGACGGAAAATGCTGCAATTGCTCCCTTATGCAGTTGAAGAAAAACTGATGTACGATCCTGACGCCATTCATGTTGCAGCGGGCCCCCAATTGCTTAATGGCGAAACGGTTGTGGCATTGATTGATAAAGGCTGGATGAAGCGAGTATTGAGTGAGTTACAGAGCAATGGACTGTTACCTCGCCAAATGTTGCCTGAAACGCTTCTCCCCTGTGTGAGCCCTGGTAAATGGACAATGGTGTGGAATGGTCGTGAAGGGTTTGTACGTAAAGATAGCGTCTCTGGCTCATCTATAGATGGTGGCAATCTGGAAACTCCCCCACTTGGTTTAATGCTTGCGGTTAAAGAAGCTGCAGCCAAAGGAAACGCCCCGCAGAAAATCAGGTTGCAGCTTACAAAGGGAGCTGAAATGCCCAGCTTGGAAAGTTGGGCGACTAAACTTGATGTGGCAGTTTCTTTGGAGCCAATTTGGGAATGGTATTCAGCTACAGATAAGCTGGACAAAGGGATCAATCTGCTGCAAGGAGAATTTGCTCCGGCAGGCTTCAATTCTGATTGGCTGACTAAATATAAACTGCCTTTAATTCTTGCAGGTCTTATCTTGTTATTGCAGTTTGGCGGTGGGATAACTGAGTGGTCTATTCTTACCTATCAAAAGCATCAATTGGAAAATCAGATCCAACAATTTTTTCATCAAGCGTTCCCTGAAGCTAAGGTTATTGTGGATGCGCCATTACAAATGCAACGAAATCTTGCACAGTTAAGGCATGCCAAAGGGTTGTCTGACCCGACAGACTTTTTGCCAATGCTGGCGAAAGTGGTGCCATTGCTTTCGCAGTCAGGTATGGTGATAGCTCAGGATTTGCAGTATGATAACGGCATCCTAAAAATAAGCTTGCAGTTAAAAGCCTCACAAACCGCCGAACAAATACGTAGCAGGTTTCAAAATGCGGGTGTGAAAATGGAGGTAGAAAAGATTGAAGTCCTCAAATCAGGTGGAATAATTGCGCATCTGATTGTTAAAGGGGGCGTTTCATGAGCGACAAAATACAGATGTACTGGAAATCACTGCCTTTGCGTGAGCGCTGGCTGCTTGGTGTTGGATTTTTCGCGCTATTTACTGTCATTTTAGTGTTTTACATTTGGCAACCGATGAATCAGGCGCGTTATAAGTTACGAGCAAATTTGCCACAACTCAAAGCAAATGCGCAGCAGATGCAATTAAATGCCTTAGAGGTCGCCAGGATAAAATCACTTCCGGTTGTAGCACCATTGCCTATTGGCAATGTTAAGGAAGTGTTAGAACATTCAGCGGAGAAGTTTAATTTAATGAACGAACGCACGTTCATCAATGTTGATAGCGCTGGACGCATTAGCATTGAGATGGAGAATGTTTCTTTTGATGGATGGATAAAGTGGTTGGGTAATTTGCAGGAACAAAACCGAATTCTGGTTGAAAGTTGCCTTATTGAAGGGGTAGCTCAGCCAGGCTTGGTGAAGGTGAAAGCCAAATTGCTGGTGAAGGTTGCCGGATGACTTTTGGTAAAACGGTTGAACGCAGTAAGCACCTAAAATATTTATTTGCAGGCTTAGTCTTGTATGTTTTCTTTTTAATTGTAACTGCGCCAGCCAGTCTGATGGAATGGTTGTTACCAAGACTGTCAAACGGTAGGTTAGAAATCACACAGTCTGAAGGCGGCTTTTGGCATGGCAAAGCACAGCAGGTTGTGCTCAAAAAAAATGATAGTAGCCAGAGGCAGCTTGGTAGTTTGGAATGGGAAATACTTTTGTTGCCAATGTTTAAAATGGAATTGGCAACAAAAATAGCACTTGAAAATGGCCAAAATAAATCGCAGGGTGTTGTTGCAAAAAGCTTTGGAACGTTCCATATTAGTAATATGAATAGCATTTTACCTATTGAAGTACTGGCAGATTTTATGCCGGCTTGGCAAATGTGGAAACCTGAAGGTGAACTGATATTTAAAGCAAAAGACTTTTCTATTGGAAAAAAATTGGCGGGTGAAGCAATGGTTGAGTGGAGAAATGCTTCTGTAAGCTTGAGTCGTATAAACCCTTTAGGTAGTTATCATATGGATCTTCAGGGAGATAATAGTGTTTCCAAGATTCGATTATCTACCCTGTCCGGCTTGCTGCGTATAGCGGGAGAAGGTGAATGGTCAAGTGATAGGGGTATTGAGTTTCGAGGAACAGCACAGGCAGAACCAGCAAGAAAAGCAGAATTAGAGGATTTGCTAAAATTAATGGGTAAGGAGCAGAGGAATGGTGCTTACCAGATTGAAATCTCACAAATGCAAAAACCAAAATAGTGCATTCAGTTTCAAGTGTTTTGAACAGATATTATTTTATTGATTTGAAAAGCAAGAGAAAAATAGTATATTTGTACCAACTGTAAGGCATTTTTGTCATAATTTAACAATAAATTTGTTTTAAAATAAGGTCCTAATGATGAAATTTAATAATATTTTGACTATTCCAGTTTTTATTTTAGGCTTGCTGATAAGCAGTGTTTCTCAGGCAGAAAAAGTTATTGAGCAGGTGCCATCTGATACGCCAAAAGCTGAAGCAGGGATTGTCGATCAGGGATACCAGATTGGGCCTGAAGATGTGCTATCGATTTCTGTCTGGAAAGAAGAAGGTCTTAAAGCTGAAGTATTAGTTAGGCCAGACGGGGGGTTGTCTTTTCCTCTGGTAGGAGAAGTTCAAGCGCAAGGGAAGACCACAGAACAAATTCAGAAAGAAATTACTGCGCGGCTTGAAAAATTCATTCCTGACCCTGTAGTATCGGTTTCGGTACTGAAAGTGGTTGGTAACAAAATTTATGTAATTGGAAAAGTAAATAAGCCGGGTGAGTATCCGGCTGGTCGCTATGTTGATGTTTTACAAGCGCTAAGTATGGCGGGAGGGTTAACGCCATTTGCTGCAGAGAACGATATAAAGGTGTTACGTAAAGAAAACGGTAAGGATTTGGTTTTACCCTTTCGATATTCACAAGTCCAAAAAGGACAAGAACTAGATCAGAATATTATGCTTCAAAGTGGGGATGTGGTTGTGGTTCCATGAAATTTCAAGTGTTGCTTACATCTAGAAAAGAATAATTAGAGGATCTTATTTTGAATCTTTTTTTTGTTACAAAAAAGAGTTTTGTGTCGTGTAGCACTTCATTGTTGATGCTGCTTCCTTTGGTTTCGTTGGCAGCAGAATGGTCGGCAGAGCCTTCTGTAAGCCTAAAGGAAGAGTATAACGATAATATTCACCTTACAATGGTAAAGCACCCTTCAGTTACTGCTACTACACTTTCGCCATCTGTTAAATTTAATTATGCTACTGAGATTTCTAATGTCAGTGGAGGCGCGACATTAAGTGCCAATAAATACTCAGGCGAGCAGGGATTGGACAGGGTTGATCAATTTTATACCTTGTCTTCAAACTATAAAACTGAGCGGAGTATTTTTGGTTTGAATGCTAACTACACGAAAAGCTTCGCTTCTCAATATGACAACATCGCAACTGGCTCACTTATTCGGCGTACCGATTCAAATATTGCGCCTTCATGGATTTGGTCGTTATCTGAAAAAAATGCTTTACGCCTTGATTATCAATTATCGCAAGTTAAGTATGATAGTGGCACGGATTATAAGGTAAATACAGCAACATTCAGCCTGATACAACAATATACTGAAAGAGATAAACTTATATTTCAAACTTATAATCAGAAGACTGACATAAATAGTGGCGTGGTGAAATCGGATTCTTATGGATTGAGTGGTGGTGTTACACACGACTTTTCAGAAACTTTAAGCGGTTCATTAACTATTGGTGGGTACACAGTAAAAACAACGACAATCACCGGAACTCAATTATGTCCTTCATATAGTTTGGGATTTAATGGTAGCGGATTCTTTATTTATTGTGGTCAACCGTTAGTCACTGTTTTTTCAACATCTGAATCAAGAAATCGTGGTATGTCTTTTGATATGTCACTGAACAAACAATTTGAAACTGCAAATTTAACAGCGCAATACAGCAGAAAATTACAACCTGGTGATAATACCTTGGTAGAGACTGATCAGGCGACTTTGATTTTGACCGATAAATGGTCACCTTTGGTATCAGGATCAATTAGCTCTTTCATTTTGCGTAGTAGAAATAAAGGCGGTGTTCTAGCAAATAATAGGAGATATTATACAGTATCTCCTAGCCTGAGTTGGCGTTTGTCAGAATCGTGGGTTTTAGACACAGGGTACCGATATGAAAGAAATGAATATGAACAAACAAATTTTAGCGCTTCAGCAAATTCGGTATTTGCGCAAATAAAGTATGATTGGCCAAAATTTGCTATATCCCGTTAATTGAAATAAGCCATTCCATTTTCAGTATATAAATTTTTTTGGTTGTGGATAGCGAGCATGAAATTGTAGTAAATGAATTTTGGTGAACCATGAAGTAGATAATTTTAGTTTAATTATGCTAGTAGGAATGAACTAAAATTTGACATATATGTCAAAAAACTGACAGAAATAGCCATAAAAAAATATTAAAATTTGTATTTATTTGAAGCTTTTTGGAGTTACTAAGGGCATGGTCTGATTTTTGCTTTATTTAGAGTTCAAGCTTTAATAGCGATTTGATTAATACTTTATTTTGTAAGCTTCAGATGAATTAAATGATGAGAAATAATAAAGAGGAAACATGGAAGAGCAAACAAAAGATCTGAAGGATTACCTGGTAGCATTGCGTCGTCGAAAAAAACAAATTTTTATTGTGGTGGGTGTACTAATGCTAGCCAGCGTTTTACTGGCATTTTTACTTCCACCAGTTTACCGGTCAACCGCTACTATTCTAATTGAAGAACAGGAAATCCCACCAGAACTTGTGCGGTCAACTATTACTAGTTTTGCTGATCAGCGAATTCAGGTTATCAGTCAAACTGTGATGACACGTGCTAATTTGATGGGAATTGTAGATAAGTACAAATTATATGCCTCAAAGCGTGAACACGATACGACAGAAGAAATTCTTGAACGTATGCGCAAAGACATAAAAATGAATATTGTTAGTGCTGATGTAATTGATCGGCGCAGTGGTATGAAGACAACAGCCACAATCGCATTTACTCTGGCATTTGATGGAGAAACAGCTGAGGGGGCCCAGAAAGTAGCAAGTGAATTAACTTCATTATACCTTAGTGAAAATTTAAAAACTCGAAAAGAAAAATCAGCAGAAACCTCTACATTTCTATCGGAAGAAGTTACCAAGTTAAGTCGTCATATATCTGAAACAGAAGCTAAGTTAGCAGATTTCAAGTCGAAGAATGTGGGGCGATTGCCGGAATTAGTGACATTAAACATGCAACTACGTGACCGTACCGATTCAGAAATTATGGATGTTGGACGGCAAATTAGTGCCGGGGAAGAAAGGAAGTTTTATTTAGAAGGTCAGTTAGCGCAAATAAAGCCCAATACTCCAATGATGTCAACTTCAGGTGATCGAATTTTAGATCAAGATGAACGTCTAAAGTCATTGCAATCACAATATGACAGTCTTTCTGGTGTGTATTCAGCGAAGCATCCTGACGTGGTTAAAATGCGCCGCGAGATTGAATCTCTTAAAAAAGCAACTGGTGGGGGTGTTGATACTCAAGAGCAGGCTAAGCAATTGACACGTCTTCGCGCTGATTTGGCGATGATGAATGAAAAATACTCAGAAGATCATCCTGATGTTATTAAGTTAAAAAAATCTATCGCCTCTTTAGAAGAGTCTTATAAAAAAGCGATGGCTGCTGGAGAAACGCCTAAATTTAAGAAACCAGAAAACCCAGCATATATATCTTTGCAATCACAACTTGAATCTGTAAACAGCGATTTAAATTCGTTAAAAAGAAAATTGGCTGATTTGAAAGCAAAAATGAATTCATATGAAACACTTTTGCAGCAAACGCCGCAGGTTGAACAAGAATATTTATTATTAAGTCGTGACCATGAAAATTCTGTGCATCGTTATCAAGAGTTAAAAGCCAAACAGATGGAAGCTCAAGTGGCGCAAGAATTAGAAAAAGATAGCAAAGGTGAGCGTTTTTCATTAATTGATCCCGCACAGCTTCCTGAAAAACCTCATAGTCCGAATCGCCCTGCTATTTTTCTTTTGGGATTTATTTTATCACTGGGAGGGGGGGTGGCATATGCGGGTGTGCTTGAAAGCATGGATAGTTCAGTTAAGGGGTCTAAATCCTTAACTGGGCTGTTGAATGCCCCATTACTTTCGGTAATACCTTATATTGAAAATTCGGAAGATAGGCGTAAAAAAACAAAAGTCAATTCACTGGTCATTTTGGGTGTGATATCGAGTATTGCTGTCATTTTACTTTTGGTACATTTTTTATGGGTACCGCTAGATGTTTTGTGGTACCGAATTCTCAGAAAAATGGATATTTGACAGTAAATTTTAGTTGAGGGTGATATGGAACGAATTAGAGAAGCATTAGAAAGAGCACGTGGTGAGCGGGCAAAAACCGGATTAGGGTTTGGAGGCTCTAAAGGCAATGTTCATTCAATAATGAAAGTTCCTGAAGTTATTGAACGTATTCAATATACCCAGACTAAATCCATTGATGTGCCAAAAAAACTTTTGCGTGAGAATCGTATTGTCAGTGGCTTTGACCAAGGTAGCTATACAGATGCGTTCAAGTTATTAAGTACTCAAGTTTTACAGAAAATGAGGACTAATAACTGGAATGTATTAGCCGTGACAAGTCCGGGTGAAAATGAAGGTAAAAGTCTTACAGCTATTAACTTGGCAATCAGCATTGCTCAGGAAGTGGATCAGACGGTTTTATTGGTAGATGCGGATTTGCGTCATCCTAGTGTAGATAAAATGTTTGGCCTTAAACCTAAAGTGGGGCTGAGTGATTATCTAATGTCAGACACACCATTGGA encodes:
- a CDS encoding CpsD/CapB family tyrosine-protein kinase, producing MERIREALERARGERAKTGLGFGGSKGNVHSIMKVPEVIERIQYTQTKSIDVPKKLLRENRIVSGFDQGSYTDAFKLLSTQVLQKMRTNNWNVLAVTSPGENEGKSLTAINLAISIAQEVDQTVLLVDADLRHPSVDKMFGLKPKVGLSDYLMSDTPLEEMLIHPGIGGFVILPGGKPLQNSSEMLRSPKMVRLVKELKSRYPSRIVIFDLPPLLSAADALAFAPFVDAALLVVEEAKSKTEDITRAASLLGSTHLIGTVLNKSLEPDTIIDKSAGILKQLFKKKGH
- a CDS encoding Wzz/FepE/Etk N-terminal domain-containing protein, translating into MEEQTKDLKDYLVALRRRKKQIFIVVGVLMLASVLLAFLLPPVYRSTATILIEEQEIPPELVRSTITSFADQRIQVISQTVMTRANLMGIVDKYKLYASKREHDTTEEILERMRKDIKMNIVSADVIDRRSGMKTTATIAFTLAFDGETAEGAQKVASELTSLYLSENLKTRKEKSAETSTFLSEEVTKLSRHISETEAKLADFKSKNVGRLPELVTLNMQLRDRTDSEIMDVGRQISAGEERKFYLEGQLAQIKPNTPMMSTSGDRILDQDERLKSLQSQYDSLSGVYSAKHPDVVKMRREIESLKKATGGGVDTQEQAKQLTRLRADLAMMNEKYSEDHPDVIKLKKSIASLEESYKKAMAAGETPKFKKPENPAYISLQSQLESVNSDLNSLKRKLADLKAKMNSYETLLQQTPQVEQEYLLLSRDHENSVHRYQELKAKQMEAQVAQELEKDSKGERFSLIDPAQLPEKPHSPNRPAIFLLGFILSLGGGVAYAGVLESMDSSVKGSKSLTGLLNAPLLSVIPYIENSEDRRKKTKVNSLVILGVISSIAVILLLVHFLWVPLDVLWYRILRKMDI
- the gspL gene encoding type II secretion system protein GspL, whose protein sequence is MGQHLSLLQIYIPEHFAENTVATIVQSTGGSESEVGVESSDKSLCQWVLRDTQGRIVHRGDSPLSAIPKADNVQVVVPASMVLLAQVRVPTRNRRKMLQLLPYAVEEKLMYDPDAIHVAAGPQLLNGETVVALIDKGWMKRVLSELQSNGLLPRQMLPETLLPCVSPGKWTMVWNGREGFVRKDSVSGSSIDGGNLETPPLGLMLAVKEAAAKGNAPQKIRLQLTKGAEMPSLESWATKLDVAVSLEPIWEWYSATDKLDKGINLLQGEFAPAGFNSDWLTKYKLPLILAGLILLLQFGGGITEWSILTYQKHQLENQIQQFFHQAFPEAKVIVDAPLQMQRNLAQLRHAKGLSDPTDFLPMLAKVVPLLSQSGMVIAQDLQYDNGILKISLQLKASQTAEQIRSRFQNAGVKMEVEKIEVLKSGGIIAHLIVKGGVS
- the gspM gene encoding type II secretion system protein GspM, with the translated sequence MSDKIQMYWKSLPLRERWLLGVGFFALFTVILVFYIWQPMNQARYKLRANLPQLKANAQQMQLNALEVARIKSLPVVAPLPIGNVKEVLEHSAEKFNLMNERTFINVDSAGRISIEMENVSFDGWIKWLGNLQEQNRILVESCLIEGVAQPGLVKVKAKLLVKVAG
- a CDS encoding polysaccharide biosynthesis/export family protein, with translation MKFNNILTIPVFILGLLISSVSQAEKVIEQVPSDTPKAEAGIVDQGYQIGPEDVLSISVWKEEGLKAEVLVRPDGGLSFPLVGEVQAQGKTTEQIQKEITARLEKFIPDPVVSVSVLKVVGNKIYVIGKVNKPGEYPAGRYVDVLQALSMAGGLTPFAAENDIKVLRKENGKDLVLPFRYSQVQKGQELDQNIMLQSGDVVVVP
- the gspK gene encoding type II secretion system minor pseudopilin GspK, translated to MILFKPSASKVGESGIAIITVILIVALASSVAAFMAWQQQIWIRQVENLRDQAQAQAISRAAIDWARAILADDARNNNVDYLGEKWATVLAPIPVENGQVTGSITDQQGLFNLNNVVRNGAVSPPDLAIFKRLLNQLKLSTDLANAVVDWIDLNSDVTSPGGAEDMDYLALDIPYRSANQNLTDLNDLLRIKGFDRGIVDRLSPFVTVLPEPTQVNVNTAPAEVLLALFEDLSSEDVKALVNKRKSEHYVNQADFRAQLPATKVGQINDNIFSVSSRYFMVTSLANFGRAQAGYKALLMRQGDVWPAVVWKKTN
- a CDS encoding type II secretion system protein N, with amino-acid sequence MTFGKTVERSKHLKYLFAGLVLYVFFLIVTAPASLMEWLLPRLSNGRLEITQSEGGFWHGKAQQVVLKKNDSSQRQLGSLEWEILLLPMFKMELATKIALENGQNKSQGVVAKSFGTFHISNMNSILPIEVLADFMPAWQMWKPEGELIFKAKDFSIGKKLAGEAMVEWRNASVSLSRINPLGSYHMDLQGDNSVSKIRLSTLSGLLRIAGEGEWSSDRGIEFRGTAQAEPARKAELEDLLKLMGKEQRNGAYQIEISQMQKPK
- a CDS encoding porin family protein, whose translation is MNLFFVTKKSFVSCSTSLLMLLPLVSLAAEWSAEPSVSLKEEYNDNIHLTMVKHPSVTATTLSPSVKFNYATEISNVSGGATLSANKYSGEQGLDRVDQFYTLSSNYKTERSIFGLNANYTKSFASQYDNIATGSLIRRTDSNIAPSWIWSLSEKNALRLDYQLSQVKYDSGTDYKVNTATFSLIQQYTERDKLIFQTYNQKTDINSGVVKSDSYGLSGGVTHDFSETLSGSLTIGGYTVKTTTITGTQLCPSYSLGFNGSGFFIYCGQPLVTVFSTSESRNRGMSFDMSLNKQFETANLTAQYSRKLQPGDNTLVETDQATLILTDKWSPLVSGSISSFILRSRNKGGVLANNRRYYTVSPSLSWRLSESWVLDTGYRYERNEYEQTNFSASANSVFAQIKYDWPKFAISR